A genomic window from Rhodothermales bacterium includes:
- a CDS encoding FlgD immunoglobulin-like domain containing protein: MKRILPHGLFFLLLMGLGFTTQAQVRINEVGYAGVDFMGATKWVELYNAGDSAEDVSELYLCNFPTYSQISTLTILEGAMVIPAGGHLVVAFNALGSGDGEVGLYTSNAFTSAAAMADYMQYGSAGHTRESVAVMAGVWTAGAFVPAAESGATLAYFGSGATPAENWDSGTATPGVTNEVSSVAIERIGDETPTRFALHGNYPNPFNPSTTIHFELANAGQVVLAVYDVLGQQVAELVNGVQSAGVYEVQWDGRDTDGQVAASGVYLYRVTFDGQQSQSRVMTLLK; encoded by the coding sequence ATGAAACGAATCTTACCACACGGGTTATTCTTCCTGCTCCTCATGGGGTTGGGCTTCACCACACAGGCTCAGGTGCGCATCAACGAGGTCGGTTACGCCGGCGTGGACTTCATGGGCGCTACGAAATGGGTCGAACTCTACAATGCTGGCGACAGCGCTGAGGATGTCTCTGAACTCTACCTCTGCAACTTCCCGACCTACTCCCAGATATCGACCCTCACGATTCTCGAAGGGGCCATGGTCATCCCCGCCGGCGGCCACCTCGTGGTGGCGTTTAACGCGCTCGGCTCCGGCGATGGCGAAGTAGGTCTTTACACATCAAACGCATTCACAAGCGCGGCCGCGATGGCGGACTACATGCAGTACGGCTCGGCCGGCCACACGCGCGAAAGTGTCGCCGTGATGGCGGGGGTCTGGACCGCCGGCGCCTTCGTCCCGGCGGCTGAGTCCGGCGCCACGCTCGCCTACTTTGGCTCCGGCGCCACGCCGGCGGAAAACTGGGACTCGGGAACGGCCACCCCCGGGGTGACCAACGAGGTGTCTTCGGTGGCCATCGAGCGCATTGGCGACGAAACACCCACACGGTTCGCCCTCCACGGCAACTACCCGAACCCGTTTAATCCCTCTACCACGATTCACTTCGAGCTGGCCAATGCCGGCCAGGTCGTCCTCGCGGTATATGACGTGCTCGGCCAGCAGGTGGCGGAGCTTGTCAATGGCGTGCAGAGCGCCGGCGTTTACGAGGTCCAATGGGATGGACGCGATACCGATGGTCAGGTCGCCGCCTCCGGCGTGTATCTCTACCGCGTTACATTCGACGGACAACAATCTCAATCGCGCGTCATGACGCTTTTGAAGTAG
- a CDS encoding c-type cytochrome: protein MHPLTVSHRPSLRRVVSELLMLAALAVAGCTAGPGPGDNREGISPVRTPPQEHATFRLEPGLRIELVASEPLVEDPVAMTFDAEGRLWVVEMRGFMPELEGSSDESPIGRIKILTDIDFDGRMDQAVIFMDSLVLPRAVAVVPGGALVAENKPLWMVYDDDGDLRADRRVLIDSTYGGAGLPEHSANGLWRGIDNWYYNAKSSIRYRLRGGRWLRDSTEFRGQWGISHDDAGRLFYNYNWSQLHTDLVPPNSLGRNPHHTPTSGLNVGVAQNRRIFPIRATPAANRGYIPGALDERGRLLEFTSAGAPFIYRGTALAGHRGNAFVCEPVGNLIKRNILTSHGLALTAEDATPGVEFLASTDERFRPVFLTSGPDGALYVADMYRGIIQDGVYMTPYLREQTEKRRLDQPVHHGRIWRIVPERWTPPGRIELAGTSSRALVALLSDEDGWVRDTAQRLLVERADQAAVPFLERVAMRENDRLGRLHALWTLEGLDALTLPVLIKAIDDRDLRVQAAAIRIFAQEAARKAAFRESLADALSVRWAKAPPEIALAITLAAGALDANAALPILAGILGIYREEALFRDAAMSSLAGRELLLLEEIWALWEWRTESPGRAVFVEMLAAATLRRGEAAEVEALLARLDAPVFGWRQEALLAGLGTHRAGVLTLSTPPRVLDRLDAFSPETRERLEALGRRLAWPGHTPIDADDAASGRAIDPAMFALGRQHYLSVCAACHGNAGAGMPSLAPPLAGSEWVNGADSALVRILLHGLEGPIDVAGRRYDAPDILPEMPAFAVLDDAAIAAILTYIRNAWGHDAGPVTRRMVGTTRVTTQGRVTPWTADELKAFITASP from the coding sequence ATGCACCCCCTCACCGTCTCACATAGGCCCTCCCTCAGGCGCGTCGTATCCGAGCTGCTAATGCTAGCGGCGCTGGCGGTGGCCGGCTGTACCGCGGGGCCGGGGCCCGGCGACAACCGCGAGGGGATATCGCCCGTCCGCACGCCCCCGCAGGAACACGCGACGTTCCGACTCGAACCGGGTCTGCGGATCGAACTCGTGGCCTCGGAGCCGCTCGTGGAGGATCCTGTGGCAATGACGTTCGACGCCGAAGGCCGCCTCTGGGTCGTGGAGATGCGCGGATTTATGCCGGAACTCGAGGGGTCCAGCGACGAGTCGCCCATCGGCCGGATCAAGATTCTCACGGATATCGACTTCGACGGTCGGATGGACCAGGCCGTGATTTTCATGGATAGCCTGGTGCTCCCCCGTGCCGTGGCCGTGGTGCCCGGAGGCGCCCTCGTGGCCGAGAATAAGCCGCTGTGGATGGTGTACGACGATGACGGCGACCTTCGGGCAGACCGGCGCGTCCTGATCGACTCGACCTATGGTGGCGCCGGCCTCCCCGAGCACTCCGCCAACGGACTCTGGCGAGGGATCGACAACTGGTATTACAACGCCAAATCATCCATCCGCTATCGCCTGCGCGGGGGGCGGTGGCTGCGGGATTCGACGGAGTTCAGGGGCCAGTGGGGAATCTCGCACGACGATGCCGGCCGGCTTTTCTACAACTACAACTGGTCCCAACTCCACACGGATCTCGTTCCTCCAAATAGTCTCGGCCGCAATCCCCACCACACACCCACCAGTGGTCTGAACGTGGGGGTGGCACAGAACCGCCGCATCTTCCCGATCCGCGCCACGCCGGCGGCCAACCGCGGCTATATCCCCGGCGCGCTTGACGAACGGGGGCGGCTGCTCGAGTTCACCTCGGCCGGCGCTCCGTTTATCTATCGAGGCACGGCTCTCGCCGGGCATCGCGGCAACGCCTTCGTGTGCGAGCCGGTCGGCAATCTCATCAAACGGAATATCCTCACTTCCCACGGTCTTGCCCTGACCGCGGAAGACGCGACGCCGGGGGTCGAGTTTCTGGCATCGACCGACGAGCGCTTCCGGCCTGTCTTCCTCACCTCCGGGCCCGACGGGGCGCTGTACGTCGCGGACATGTACCGCGGGATCATCCAGGACGGGGTGTACATGACGCCCTACTTGCGCGAGCAGACGGAGAAACGCCGGCTCGACCAGCCGGTCCACCACGGCCGGATCTGGCGTATCGTGCCGGAACGATGGACCCCTCCGGGGCGCATCGAGCTCGCTGGCACCTCGTCGCGGGCGCTCGTGGCTTTGCTTTCGGATGAAGATGGATGGGTTCGCGATACCGCTCAACGCCTGCTCGTCGAGCGGGCCGACCAGGCTGCCGTGCCGTTTCTCGAGCGGGTGGCGATGCGGGAGAACGACCGCCTCGGCCGGCTTCATGCGCTGTGGACCCTCGAAGGGCTCGATGCGCTCACGCTCCCGGTGTTGATCAAGGCCATCGACGACCGCGACCTGCGGGTTCAGGCCGCGGCCATCCGGATCTTCGCGCAGGAGGCCGCTCGGAAAGCGGCCTTTCGCGAGTCGCTGGCCGATGCGCTTTCGGTCCGCTGGGCCAAGGCGCCCCCCGAAATTGCCCTCGCGATCACACTGGCCGCCGGCGCCCTCGATGCCAATGCCGCGCTCCCTATCCTGGCCGGCATCCTCGGAATCTACCGGGAAGAGGCCCTCTTTCGCGATGCCGCCATGAGCAGTCTGGCCGGCCGTGAGTTGTTGTTGCTCGAAGAGATCTGGGCCCTATGGGAATGGCGGACGGAGTCTCCGGGGCGAGCGGTGTTTGTGGAGATGCTCGCCGCGGCCACGCTCCGGCGGGGCGAGGCCGCGGAGGTCGAGGCCCTCCTCGCCAGGCTGGATGCACCTGTGTTCGGCTGGCGACAGGAGGCCCTCCTCGCCGGTCTCGGCACCCATCGCGCCGGCGTCCTCACGCTGTCCACTCCACCGCGCGTGCTGGATCGACTCGACGCCTTCTCTCCCGAGACACGCGAGCGCCTCGAAGCGCTCGGCCGACGCCTGGCCTGGCCTGGACATACGCCAATAGATGCCGACGACGCGGCTTCGGGGAGGGCCATCGACCCCGCCATGTTTGCGCTGGGGCGTCAGCATTACCTGTCGGTTTGTGCCGCCTGCCACGGCAACGCCGGCGCCGGCATGCCATCCCTCGCGCCGCCGCTGGCGGGCTCCGAGTGGGTGAACGGCGCCGACAGCGCACTCGTCCGCATCCTGCTCCACGGCCTCGAGGGCCCGATCGATGTCGCCGGCCGGCGGTACGATGCCCCAGACATCCTCCCCGAAATGCCGGCCTTTGCCGTGCTGGACGATGCGGCGATTGCGGCAATACTAACGTACATTCGGAACGCCTGGGGCCACGATGCCGGACCGGTGACCCGCCGAATGGTCGGCACCACCCGCGTCACCACCCAGGGGCGTGTGACGCCCTGGACGGCCGATGAACTCAAGGCCTTTATCACCGCATCCCCATGA
- a CDS encoding TIM barrel protein has product MILHDRVNRRQFLAGAAAALVSTSISSTPLMALAPPARRAMGVAHATFAVRWKSEAPSSAYPGFQSALDILDHCVHLGAGGAQVGVGDWPADFAGRVRERRERLGLYLEGQIRLPHEAGEVDRFDRDVAAAKEAGAVLVRTACLSGRRYEDFQSLADFEAFKRSAWRSLEWAEPVLSRHGVRLAVENHKDWRIDEMIALMEHLGSEWIGVTLDLGNNISLLENPMEVVEKLAPYTTTVHIKDMAVEPYADGFLMSEVPLGEGILDLPRMVALCERHNPAATFNLEMITRDPLNVPVLTDAYWATFDRVGGLDLARSLRFVASHPPPTALPAVTGKTPEERLAYEEENNVRSFVYAREVLGMRGG; this is encoded by the coding sequence ATGATCCTACACGATCGCGTAAATCGCAGACAGTTTCTGGCCGGAGCCGCGGCGGCCCTGGTATCTACGTCGATATCGTCGACCCCGCTGATGGCACTGGCGCCGCCGGCCCGCCGAGCGATGGGTGTCGCCCACGCGACGTTTGCCGTCCGGTGGAAATCCGAGGCCCCCAGCAGCGCCTACCCGGGCTTCCAGTCGGCGCTCGATATCCTCGACCATTGCGTTCACCTTGGCGCCGGCGGCGCCCAGGTGGGCGTGGGCGACTGGCCGGCCGACTTCGCCGGGCGCGTCCGCGAGCGCCGAGAGCGCCTCGGACTCTACCTGGAAGGCCAGATCCGACTCCCCCACGAGGCCGGGGAGGTCGACCGGTTCGATCGCGATGTCGCCGCGGCCAAGGAGGCCGGCGCGGTGCTCGTCCGCACGGCCTGCCTGAGCGGCCGGCGTTACGAGGACTTCCAGTCGCTGGCCGATTTCGAGGCGTTTAAACGGAGCGCCTGGCGATCCCTCGAATGGGCCGAGCCAGTACTGAGCCGGCATGGGGTCCGCCTCGCCGTTGAAAACCACAAGGACTGGCGGATCGATGAAATGATCGCCCTCATGGAGCATCTGGGCAGCGAGTGGATCGGGGTGACGCTCGATCTCGGGAATAATATCTCGTTGCTGGAGAATCCGATGGAGGTCGTTGAAAAGCTGGCCCCGTACACCACGACCGTCCATATCAAGGACATGGCCGTCGAGCCGTATGCCGATGGGTTTCTGATGTCGGAAGTGCCGCTAGGAGAGGGAATACTCGACCTTCCGCGCATGGTGGCGCTCTGCGAACGGCACAACCCGGCCGCGACGTTTAACCTGGAGATGATCACCCGGGACCCTCTCAACGTGCCCGTCCTGACGGACGCCTACTGGGCGACGTTCGACCGGGTCGGCGGCCTCGACCTGGCGAGAAGCCTCCGGTTCGTGGCCAGCCACCCGCCGCCGACCGCCTTACCCGCCGTGACCGGCAAAACGCCCGAGGAACGGCTCGCTTACGAAGAGGAGAATAACGTCCGCTCGTTTGTGTATGCCCGGGAGGTGCTGGGGATGAGAGGCGGTTGA
- a CDS encoding SDR family oxidoreductase, with amino-acid sequence MLPGIKLFDLTGRTAIITGGTKGLGLAMAEGLASAGANVVLVARSDGRDAAKSVAEAYGVRAEYVRADVTVEADAAAVAEAALDAFGRIDILINSAGINIRGPIEDLPYADFQKVMEVNVNGTWLACRAVVPHMKAAGRGKIINLASALGLVGLAQRTPYASSKGAIVQMTRTLGLELAPFNINVNALCPGPFLTDMNISIANTEDGQKFVVGATALKRWGELKEIQGAAIFLASDAAGYMVGSMVAVDAGWTAG; translated from the coding sequence ATGCTTCCAGGCATCAAGTTATTCGATTTGACCGGCCGCACGGCTATCATCACCGGCGGCACTAAAGGCCTCGGCCTGGCGATGGCCGAGGGGCTGGCGTCGGCCGGCGCAAACGTCGTGCTTGTTGCCCGGAGTGACGGTCGGGATGCCGCGAAATCGGTTGCGGAAGCCTACGGAGTGCGGGCCGAATACGTACGCGCGGACGTAACCGTCGAGGCCGATGCCGCCGCGGTGGCCGAGGCGGCGCTGGATGCGTTCGGGCGGATCGACATCCTGATCAACAGCGCCGGCATCAACATCCGGGGCCCCATCGAAGACCTGCCGTACGCAGATTTTCAGAAGGTGATGGAGGTGAACGTCAACGGCACCTGGCTGGCCTGCCGGGCCGTGGTGCCGCACATGAAAGCTGCCGGCCGGGGGAAGATCATCAACCTCGCCAGCGCCCTGGGCCTGGTAGGTCTCGCGCAGCGGACGCCCTACGCCTCCAGCAAAGGCGCCATCGTGCAGATGACCCGCACGCTGGGTCTGGAGCTGGCGCCGTTTAACATCAACGTCAACGCGCTTTGTCCCGGGCCTTTCCTGACGGACATGAACATCTCGATTGCGAATACGGAAGATGGGCAGAAGTTCGTCGTGGGCGCTACGGCGCTGAAGCGGTGGGGGGAGTTAAAGGAGATCCAGGGCGCCGCGATTTTCCTGGCGAGTGATGCCGCGGGTTATATGGTGGGATCGATGGTGGCCGTGGACGCGGGGTGGACGGCGGGGTGA